The Agromyces mariniharenae sequence GCATGACGCTCCTCATCCGCGACGTCATCGTCGTCGACGGCGACGGCGACGGCGCCGGCGTGGGCGTGGGCGAGGGCGGTTCCGCCGAGCCGCTCGACGTCGTCGTCGACGACGAGGTCGTCCAGCGGGTCGAGGCGCGCGGCACGACCTCGCCCGAGTCGGTCGACGCGGTCCTCGCGGGCGACGGGCGGATGCTGCTGCCCGGCTTCGTCGACGCGCACGCGCATGCCGACGGCCGCCTGTTCGACGCCTCCGTGCAGCTCGCGCTCCTGCGCCAGGGCGTCACGACCGTCATCGGCGGACAGGACGGCGTCTCGTACGCGCCCGGAGACGGCGCCTACGCCAGCGAGTACTTCGCCGCGATCAACGGGCCGCATCCCGCATGGCGCGGCGGCGGCATCCGCGACCTGCTCGCGAGCTACGACGGCGCGACCGCACTCAACGCGGGCGTCCTCGTGCCGGCGGGCACCGTGCGGCACGTGGCCTGCGGCCGTTCGACGGATGCCGCGTCGCCCGCCGAGCTCGGCCGGATGCGCGCCCTCGTGGCCGACGGCCTCGCCGACGGCGCGCTCGGCCTCTCGACGGGACTCGACTACGTGCCCGGGATCTTCGCCGGCACCGACGAGCTCGTCGCCCTCGCCGAGCCGGTCGCCGCCGCGGGCGGCGTGTACGTGTCCCACATGCGCGGCGGCTACGAGGCGAACTCGGCGGCGGGCATCGCCGAGGTGGCCGAGATCGCCCGGCGCACGGGCGTGCCGGTGCACGTGTCGCACTTCCACGCCGAGCCGCCGATCGTGCACGACCTGCTCGACGGGCTCGCGGCATCCGGCGTCGATGCGACCTTCGACGCGTACCCGTACACGCGCGGGTGCTCCATCCTCGCGATGCCGATCCTGCCGGCGAGCCTCACCGTGCGACCCGTCGACGAGGTCCTCGGAGCGCTCCGCGATCCCGCGGAGCGGCAGCGGCTGCTCGACGACTGGTTCCCCTCGATCGTCGACTACCCGAGCCTCGGCCCCGACTGGCCGGGCATGCTCACGCTCGCCCACGTCGCGTCGCCCGAGCACGCGTGGGCGCTCGGCCGGACGCTCGGCGACGCCGCCCGGGCGGCCGGAACCGACCCGGCGAGCTTCGCGCTCGACGTGCTCGCCGCCTCGCGCCTCGAGGTGAACGTCGTCATGGCGGTGCGGCACGAGCGCTCCCCCGCGGAGCTCGCGTCGATCCTCGCGCACCCGCGCGCGATCGGCGGCTCCGACGGCATCTTCGTCGGCGGCCACCCGCATCCGCGCGCGCGGGGCACGTTCGCCCGGTACCTCCGCTTGCTCGTGCTCCAGGAGCAGGCGCTCGACTGGCCGGATGCCGCGGCCCTCGTCTCCACGCGAGCGGCCGACCGGTTCGGTCTCGGGCTCCGCGGGCGCATCCGCGCCGGGTGGACGGCCGACCTCGTGCTCGTCGATCCCGACCGCGTACGCGATCGCGCGACCTACGACGAGCCGCTCGCCCTCGCGGAGGGGATCGAGGACGTGCTCGTCGCGGGCGTGCCCGTGCTGGCGGGCGGCGCGCTCACCGGAGCGACGCCCGGCCGCGGCATCCGTCGCGGCACCCGGGGTTCGACGACCGACGGCCGACCCGCCCGGTCGGCCGCCCGGGCGGCCGCGGACCGCTCAGCCGCCCGATCCACCTCGACGGGAGCCTGACATGTCGCAGAGCGTCATCCGCGCGGCGCGCATCATCGACGCGATCGCCGCCGATCCGCGCACGGTCGCGGAGCTCGCCGAGGCGTTCGGCCTGCACCGGTCGACGATGTTCCGCGAGCTGCAGGCGCTCGAGGAGGTCGGCTGGGTGCGCCGTCGCGGCAACGGCCGCTACACGCTCGGCACCCGGCTCGCGGCGCTCTCGAAGGAGGCGCTCGACTCGCTCGACCTGCGCGAGGCGGGTGCCGAGCACGTGCGGCGGCTGCAGCGGCTGACGGGCAACACCGTGCACCTCGCGGCGCTCATGGACCGCTCGATCGTCTACGTGGACAAGGCCGAGGACGAATCGGGCGTGCGCATGTACTCGCGCATCGGCAAGGCGGTCATCCCGTACTGCTCGGCGGTGGGGAAGGCGATCCTGGCGGGCCTCGACACGGCCGGGCGCGATGCCGTGCTCGACGGCGTCGCCTGGCGGCGATTCACCGAGCACACGATCACGACTCGAGGGGCCCTCGAACGCGAGCTCGCCGCCGTCTCGGCGCGTGGCTGGGCCGTCGACGACCGCGAGTTCGAGCCCTACGTGAACTGCATCGCGGTGCCGATCCGCAGCCCGCTCGGCGTCGTGGGGGCCGTCTCGGTCACCGCGATCCGCGTCGTCGCCGACGTCGATCGGCTGAAGACGTTCCTCCCCGCCCTGCGCGAGACGTCGGAGCGCATCTCGCGGGAGCTCGGCTGAGCGCGATCGCACCGCATCGGCCCGCGGCATCCGACCACCGACCATCGACCACCCCACCACCCACCGAACCGGAGGAACCATGTCCAAGACCGCCGTCACCCTCTCGAACGCGCCGAAGCCCGCCGGGCCCTACAGCCACGGCGTGGTCGCCAACGGCTTCCTCTTCACCGCGGGCTTCGGCCCGCAGGACCCGGCGACCGGCCAGGTCGTCGAGGGCGGCGTCGCGGAGCAGACGCGGCAGGTGCTGCGCAACATCGGCGCCGTGCTCGCCGAGTACGGGCTCGACTTCGACGACGTCGTGAAGGTGACCGCTCACCTCGAGGACCTCGCCGACTTCGCCGAGTACAACGAGGCCTACGCCGAGTTCTTCACCGAGCCCTACCCGGTGCGCACGACCGTCGGCTCGCGCCTCGCGAACATCCTCGTCGAGATCGACGTGGTGGCGGCCCTCCGGGAAGAGTAGGCGACGGATGCCTCAGAGCCCGAGCCGCTCGAGCTCCTCGTCCATGCGGCGCGCGACCTCGGCGTAGCCGTCGTCGTTCGGGTGGATGCCGTCGGCCGCCATCCACTCCGGATGCCCCTCCAGCCAGCGCGAGGCACCTGCGATGTACTCGGCGTCGACGTCGGCGGCCGCCGCCTCGACCCAACCGATGACCTGCTCCACCGAATCCGGCCGCTCGTCGGTGTGCCAGAACGGCTCGACGACCACGAGGCGCGCGTCGGGCAGTTCGTCGCGGAACCGACGCAGGTCGGCGTCGATCGCGGCCTCGATCTCGTCGTCGCGTGCGGGCATCGAGAAGTTGTCGTTGAGGCCCATCGTCACGATCACGACGTCGGGCGCCGGCTCATGCTGGACGATCTGCTCGACGAGATCGTCGCCCCCGACGAGCTCGCGGTTGTTCACGTATCCGAGGCCGTCGATGCTCGGGTTGAACTCCCACCAGCCGCGCTCCCGCGCGACGATCGTCGACCAGCGGCGTTCGGGCGAGCTCGCGCCGGTCCCCCGCGTGTAGGAGTCGCCGTAGTACGCGACGACCACCTGGCCGGGCGACGGCGCGGCCGCCTGCCCGGGCGCGGACGTCACCGGCATCCCGCACGCGACGAGCACGAGGCATCCGACCGCGACGACCACGGTCGCCGCGCCGCGCCCGACCCCTCGGCGGAACACCGCTCCCGGCGGCTCCTAGACCGCGACCGGCAGCTTCGCGGCGACGAGCTCCGCGATCTGCACGGCGTTGAGCGCGGCGCCCTTGCGCAGGTTGTCGTTCGAGACGAAGAGCACGAGGCCCTTGCCCTCGGGCGCCGACTGGTCCTGGCGGATGCGGCCGACGTAGCTCGGGTCGGTGCCGGCGGCCTGCAGCGGCGTGGGCACGTCGGAGAGCGCGACGCCCGGGGCATCCGCGAGCAGCTCGGTGGCGCGCTCGGGGGTGATCGCGTTGGCGAACTCGGCGTGGATCGAGAGCGAGTGGCCCGTGAACACCGGGACGCGGACGCAGGTGCCCGCGACGCGCAGGCCCGGCAGCTCGAGGATCTTGCGGCTCTCGTTGCGGAGCTTCTTCTCCTCGTCGGTCTCGAGGTCGCCGTCGTCGACGATCGAGCCGGCGAGCGGGATCACGTCGAACGCGATCGTGCGCGGGAACTTCTGGGCCTCGGGGAACTCCACGGCGCTGCCGTCGTGCACGAGGGCGATGGCGTCCTGCGCGACGGCCGCGCGGGCCTGCTCGAGCAGCTCCTCGCCGCCCGCGAGCCCCGCACCCGACACGGCCTGGTACGTCGAGACCATGAGGCGCTCGAGGCCGGCCTCATCGTGCAGCACCTTCAGCACGGGCATGGCCGCCATCGTCGTGCAGTTCGGGTTGGCGATGATGCCCTTCTTCGCCTCGTCGATGGCGTGCGGGTTGACCTCGCTGACGACGAGCGGAACGTCGGGGTCCATGCGCCAGCCGCTCGAGTTGTCGATGACCGTGACGCCGGCGGCGGCGAAGCGGGGCGCCTGCGCCTTCGAGGTGGTCGCGCCGGCCGAGAAGATGGCGATGTCGAGACCGGTCGGGTCGGCGGTCGA is a genomic window containing:
- a CDS encoding N-acyl-D-amino-acid deacylase family protein, encoding MTLLIRDVIVVDGDGDGAGVGVGEGGSAEPLDVVVDDEVVQRVEARGTTSPESVDAVLAGDGRMLLPGFVDAHAHADGRLFDASVQLALLRQGVTTVIGGQDGVSYAPGDGAYASEYFAAINGPHPAWRGGGIRDLLASYDGATALNAGVLVPAGTVRHVACGRSTDAASPAELGRMRALVADGLADGALGLSTGLDYVPGIFAGTDELVALAEPVAAAGGVYVSHMRGGYEANSAAGIAEVAEIARRTGVPVHVSHFHAEPPIVHDLLDGLAASGVDATFDAYPYTRGCSILAMPILPASLTVRPVDEVLGALRDPAERQRLLDDWFPSIVDYPSLGPDWPGMLTLAHVASPEHAWALGRTLGDAARAAGTDPASFALDVLAASRLEVNVVMAVRHERSPAELASILAHPRAIGGSDGIFVGGHPHPRARGTFARYLRLLVLQEQALDWPDAAALVSTRAADRFGLGLRGRIRAGWTADLVLVDPDRVRDRATYDEPLALAEGIEDVLVAGVPVLAGGALTGATPGRGIRRGTRGSTTDGRPARSAARAAADRSAARSTSTGA
- a CDS encoding IclR family transcriptional regulator, whose product is MSQSVIRAARIIDAIAADPRTVAELAEAFGLHRSTMFRELQALEEVGWVRRRGNGRYTLGTRLAALSKEALDSLDLREAGAEHVRRLQRLTGNTVHLAALMDRSIVYVDKAEDESGVRMYSRIGKAVIPYCSAVGKAILAGLDTAGRDAVLDGVAWRRFTEHTITTRGALERELAAVSARGWAVDDREFEPYVNCIAVPIRSPLGVVGAVSVTAIRVVADVDRLKTFLPALRETSERISRELG
- a CDS encoding RidA family protein, translated to MSKTAVTLSNAPKPAGPYSHGVVANGFLFTAGFGPQDPATGQVVEGGVAEQTRQVLRNIGAVLAEYGLDFDDVVKVTAHLEDLADFAEYNEAYAEFFTEPYPVRTTVGSRLANILVEIDVVAALREE
- a CDS encoding SGNH/GDSL hydrolase family protein produces the protein MFRRGVGRGAATVVVAVGCLVLVACGMPVTSAPGQAAAPSPGQVVVAYYGDSYTRGTGASSPERRWSTIVARERGWWEFNPSIDGLGYVNNRELVGGDDLVEQIVQHEPAPDVVIVTMGLNDNFSMPARDDEIEAAIDADLRRFRDELPDARLVVVEPFWHTDERPDSVEQVIGWVEAAAADVDAEYIAGASRWLEGHPEWMAADGIHPNDDGYAEVARRMDEELERLGL
- a CDS encoding aspartate-semialdehyde dehydrogenase, yielding MAQGVNIGVVGATGQVGAVVRRLLEERDFPVASIRYFASARSAGTTLPWKGQDIVIEDASTADPTGLDIAIFSAGATTSKAQAPRFAAAGVTVIDNSSGWRMDPDVPLVVSEVNPHAIDEAKKGIIANPNCTTMAAMPVLKVLHDEAGLERLMVSTYQAVSGAGLAGGEELLEQARAAVAQDAIALVHDGSAVEFPEAQKFPRTIAFDVIPLAGSIVDDGDLETDEEKKLRNESRKILELPGLRVAGTCVRVPVFTGHSLSIHAEFANAITPERATELLADAPGVALSDVPTPLQAAGTDPSYVGRIRQDQSAPEGKGLVLFVSNDNLRKGAALNAVQIAELVAAKLPVAV